From one Bradyrhizobium sp. Ash2021 genomic stretch:
- the argJ gene encoding bifunctional glutamate N-acetyltransferase/amino-acid acetyltransferase ArgJ — protein sequence MSTAISPLAPTDVPDMPVIPGVKLATAAAGIRYKGRTDVLLAVMDKGTTVAGVFTKSKCPSAPVEWCRAKLAKGAARALVVNSGNANAFTGKTGKSSTALTAQIAAKAVGCSTNEVYLASTGVIGEPLDATKFDGVLATLSESAVPGDWMAAAKAIMTTDTFPKVATRTVKLGKAKVTINGMAKGAGMIMPDMATMLSFVFTDAPLSSSVLQSLLKSGVEDTFNALTIDSDTSTSDTLLAFATGAAAATGAPKISRAGDPRLKAFTKAFHAVLADLSEQVARDGEGARKLVEIIVDGATTKASARKIAMSVANSPLVKTAIAGEDANWGRVVMAVGKAGEPANRDKLSISFNGIRVARSGARDPSYNEAEVSEVMKNPKIQIKIALGLGKGRDRVLTCDLTKEYVAINGDYRS from the coding sequence ATGTCCACCGCGATCTCCCCCCTCGCCCCGACCGATGTTCCCGACATGCCCGTGATCCCGGGCGTGAAGCTCGCGACCGCAGCGGCCGGCATCCGCTACAAGGGGCGCACCGACGTCCTGCTGGCGGTAATGGACAAGGGGACTACCGTGGCCGGCGTCTTCACCAAGTCGAAATGCCCGTCCGCCCCGGTGGAATGGTGCCGCGCCAAACTGGCCAAGGGCGCTGCCCGCGCACTGGTGGTGAATTCCGGCAACGCCAATGCCTTCACCGGAAAGACCGGCAAGAGCTCGACCGCGCTGACGGCGCAGATCGCCGCCAAGGCGGTCGGCTGCAGCACCAATGAGGTGTATCTCGCCTCCACCGGAGTGATCGGCGAACCGCTCGACGCCACCAAGTTCGACGGCGTGCTGGCGACGCTTTCCGAAAGCGCTGTGCCGGGCGACTGGATGGCTGCTGCCAAAGCCATCATGACCACCGATACCTTCCCGAAGGTCGCCACCAGGACCGTCAAGCTCGGCAAGGCCAAGGTCACCATCAACGGCATGGCCAAGGGCGCCGGCATGATCATGCCCGACATGGCGACGATGCTGTCGTTCGTGTTCACCGACGCGCCGCTGTCCTCAAGCGTGCTGCAGTCGCTGCTCAAGAGCGGCGTCGAAGACACGTTCAATGCCCTCACCATCGACAGCGACACCTCGACATCGGACACCCTGCTCGCCTTTGCCACCGGCGCTGCCGCAGCCACCGGCGCGCCGAAAATCAGCCGCGCCGGCGATCCCAGGCTGAAGGCCTTCACCAAGGCGTTTCACGCCGTGCTTGCCGACCTCTCCGAACAGGTCGCCCGCGACGGCGAAGGCGCGCGAAAGCTGGTCGAGATCATCGTCGACGGCGCGACCACCAAGGCCTCGGCGCGCAAAATCGCGATGTCGGTGGCGAATTCGCCGCTGGTGAAGACCGCGATCGCCGGCGAGGATGCCAATTGGGGCCGCGTGGTGATGGCGGTCGGCAAGGCCGGCGAGCCCGCCAATCGCGACAAGCTTTCGATTTCGTTCAACGGCATCCGCGTCGCCAGGAGCGGTGCCCGCGATCCGTCCTATAACGAGGCGGAAGTTTCCGAAGTGATGAAGAACCCGAAGATCCAGATCAAGATCGCGCTTGGGCTCGGCAAGGGCCGCGACCGCGTGCTGACCTGCGACCTCACCAAGGAATATGTCGCGATCAATGGCGACTACCGGTCGTGA
- the mutT gene encoding 8-oxo-dGTP diphosphatase MutT: MADIKLTLVVACALVDADKRVLIAQRPDGKALAGLWEFPGGKLEPGERPEQTLIRELHEEIGITVSEPCLAPLTFASHAYDSFHLLMPLYICRRWEGQVTAREGQQLAWVRANKLRDYRMPPADIPLIPHLIDLLM; this comes from the coding sequence ATGGCTGACATCAAACTTACCCTCGTGGTCGCCTGCGCGCTGGTCGATGCCGACAAGCGGGTGCTGATCGCGCAGCGCCCGGACGGCAAGGCGCTGGCCGGCTTGTGGGAATTTCCCGGCGGCAAGCTCGAGCCCGGCGAACGGCCCGAGCAAACGCTGATCCGCGAATTGCACGAGGAGATCGGCATCACCGTCAGCGAACCGTGCCTGGCGCCGCTGACCTTCGCCAGCCATGCCTATGACAGTTTTCATCTGCTGATGCCGCTCTATATCTGCCGGCGCTGGGAAGGCCAGGTGACCGCGCGTGAAGGCCAGCAACTGGCCTGGGTCCGCGCCAACAAACTGCGCGACTACAGGATGCCGCCGGCGGACATCCCGCTGATCCCGCATTTGATCGATTTGCTGATGTGA
- a CDS encoding methyltransferase domain-containing protein, whose product MAANPNAAPILFDRALLRARQARAQRGEPATFLLDRVTEDMVERLQAVTRNFSDVADVWTPGAALQELLRGRFKSISHVGLGDSETLPLQPESLDLVVSALAFQFVNDLPGVLAQIRRALKPDGLLLAAMIGGDTLTELRQAFAQAEAECEGGVSPRVAPFADLRDVGALLQRAGFALPVADVDRTVVRYDNALVLMEDLRRMGATNVMIERRRTPTRPTTMLRMSQIYAKRFSDPDGRIRATFDVIWLSGWAPHESQQQPLRPGSAKASLEAAVRKAAPKST is encoded by the coding sequence ATGGCTGCAAACCCCAACGCCGCGCCGATCCTGTTCGACCGCGCCTTGCTGCGCGCACGGCAGGCGCGTGCGCAACGCGGCGAGCCTGCGACGTTCCTGCTCGACCGCGTCACCGAGGATATGGTCGAGCGGTTGCAGGCGGTGACGCGGAATTTTTCCGATGTCGCGGATGTCTGGACCCCGGGCGCGGCGCTGCAGGAATTGTTGCGCGGTCGGTTCAAGTCGATCAGCCATGTCGGGCTGGGAGATTCCGAGACGCTTCCGCTGCAGCCGGAATCGCTCGACCTCGTCGTCTCCGCGCTGGCCTTCCAGTTCGTCAACGATCTGCCGGGCGTGCTGGCGCAAATCCGCCGCGCGCTGAAACCCGACGGGCTGCTGCTGGCGGCGATGATCGGCGGCGATACGCTCACCGAACTCCGGCAGGCCTTTGCGCAAGCCGAGGCCGAATGCGAAGGCGGGGTGTCGCCGCGGGTCGCGCCGTTCGCCGATCTGCGCGATGTCGGTGCGCTGTTGCAGCGCGCCGGCTTTGCGCTGCCGGTCGCCGACGTCGATCGCACAGTGGTGCGCTACGACAACGCCTTGGTGCTGATGGAAGACCTGAGGCGGATGGGCGCGACCAATGTCATGATCGAGCGGCGGCGGACGCCGACGCGCCCCACCACCATGTTGCGGATGTCGCAGATCTACGCCAAGCGGTTTTCCGATCCCGACGGCCGCATCCGCGCCACCTTCGACGTGATCTGGCTGTCCGGCTGGGCGCCGCATGAAAGCCAGCAGCAGCCGCTGCGGCCGGGTTCGGCGAAGGCGAGTTTGGAGGCTGCGGTGAGGAAAGCTGCACCCAAATCAACATGA
- a CDS encoding ComF family protein gives MDAEASPPRSITGHLRGALNAARGVWAHTARLALDIALPTLCVACREPVNGEGVCAECWAKLSFIAPPFCPRLGIPFVYDPGPELLSMEAIANPPAYARARAAVRYDDVARTLVHALKYQDRTDLAPAMGRWMARAGQELLNEADILVPVPLHWRRGWSRRYNQSGALARIISRQSGVKLASEALRRVRATEQQIGLSRSQRASNVQGAFKVASDRTADIAGRRVLLVDDVLTTGATVDACARALLRAKAAAVDVLVFARVVDTHKAPI, from the coding sequence ATGGACGCCGAGGCATCACCACCACGCTCCATTACCGGCCATTTGCGCGGCGCGTTGAACGCCGCCCGTGGCGTGTGGGCCCACACGGCGCGGCTGGCGCTCGACATCGCGCTGCCGACGCTGTGCGTGGCCTGCCGCGAACCGGTCAACGGCGAAGGCGTCTGCGCCGAGTGCTGGGCAAAATTGTCGTTCATCGCGCCGCCGTTCTGCCCTCGGCTCGGCATTCCCTTTGTCTACGATCCCGGCCCCGAATTATTGTCGATGGAAGCGATCGCCAATCCGCCGGCCTATGCGCGCGCCCGCGCCGCCGTGCGCTATGACGATGTCGCGCGCACGCTGGTGCATGCGCTGAAATACCAGGACCGCACCGATCTGGCGCCCGCGATGGGCCGCTGGATGGCGCGGGCGGGTCAGGAATTACTTAACGAAGCCGACATACTGGTCCCGGTTCCCCTGCATTGGCGGCGCGGCTGGAGCCGCCGCTACAACCAGTCCGGTGCACTGGCGCGCATCATTTCCAGGCAAAGCGGCGTGAAACTAGCCTCCGAAGCGCTCCGCCGCGTCCGGGCCACCGAGCAGCAGATCGGCCTGTCCCGGTCGCAGCGCGCCAGCAACGTCCAGGGCGCGTTCAAGGTCGCCAGCGACCGAACCGCCGACATCGCCGGCCGCCGGGTGCTTCTGGTCGATGACGTCCTGACCACCGGCGCCACGGTCGACGCCTGCGCGCGGGCGTTATTGCGCGCCAAGGCCGCCGCAGTCGACGTGCTGGTATTTGCGCGGGTTGTGGACACCCATAAAGCTCCCATATAA
- the grxC gene encoding glutaredoxin 3, producing the protein MTAAIDIFTRPGCGYCSAAKSLLTRKNAVYTEFNVATDPTLRQQMWDRAGAGSTFPQIFIGATHVGGCDELYALDREGRLDGLLAGEKAGS; encoded by the coding sequence ATGACCGCTGCCATCGACATCTTTACCCGTCCGGGCTGCGGCTATTGCTCCGCCGCCAAATCGTTGCTGACGCGCAAGAATGCCGTATACACCGAGTTTAATGTCGCCACCGACCCGACACTTCGACAGCAGATGTGGGATCGTGCCGGCGCCGGCTCGACCTTTCCGCAGATCTTCATCGGCGCAACCCATGTCGGCGGCTGCGACGAGCTTTACGCCCTGGACCGCGAGGGCAGGCTCGATGGGCTGCTGGCGGGCGAAAAGGCCGGCTCATGA
- a CDS encoding carbon-nitrogen hydrolase family protein, translating to MSTDNTFTAAMVQMRTGLLPEPSLEQGTKLIREAAAQGADYVLTPEVSNMMQLNRKALFEHLAPEEDDKSLKAYRALAAELKIHIHIGSLALRFSPERAVNRSFLIGPDGNLLACYDKIHMFDIDLPGGESYRESANYQPGETAVISDLPWGRIGLTICYDVRFPALYRALAESGASYLTVPSAFTRKTGEAHWHTLLRARAIETGCFVFAAAQAGMHENKRETFGHSLIVDPWGVVLAEGGVEPGVFLARIDPTKVEMARKAVPSLQHGRRFGIADPKAGPEHLHLVRGSA from the coding sequence ATGAGCACTGACAACACTTTTACCGCAGCAATGGTGCAGATGCGCACCGGATTGTTGCCTGAGCCCAGCCTCGAGCAAGGGACAAAACTGATCCGCGAGGCGGCGGCGCAAGGCGCCGACTATGTGCTCACCCCCGAGGTGAGCAACATGATGCAGTTGAACCGCAAGGCGCTGTTCGAGCATCTCGCGCCCGAAGAGGACGACAAGTCGCTGAAGGCCTATCGCGCGCTTGCGGCCGAATTGAAGATCCACATCCATATCGGTTCGCTGGCGCTGCGCTTTTCGCCGGAGCGCGCCGTCAACCGCTCGTTCCTGATCGGACCTGACGGCAATTTGCTCGCCTGCTACGACAAGATCCACATGTTCGACATCGATCTGCCCGGCGGCGAGAGCTATCGCGAATCCGCCAATTACCAGCCGGGCGAAACCGCCGTGATATCGGACCTGCCGTGGGGCCGGATCGGGCTCACGATCTGCTATGATGTGCGCTTTCCCGCGCTCTATCGCGCGCTCGCCGAAAGCGGCGCGTCGTATCTCACGGTGCCCTCCGCCTTCACCCGCAAGACCGGCGAGGCGCATTGGCATACGCTGTTGCGCGCCCGCGCCATCGAGACCGGCTGTTTCGTGTTCGCGGCCGCCCAGGCCGGCATGCACGAGAACAAGCGCGAAACGTTTGGCCATTCGCTGATCGTGGACCCCTGGGGCGTCGTGCTGGCCGAGGGCGGCGTCGAGCCCGGGGTTTTCCTCGCCAGGATCGATCCCACCAAGGTCGAGATGGCGCGCAAAGCCGTGCCGTCGCTGCAGCACGGTCGGCGTTTTGGCATCGCCGACCCCAAGGCCGGTCCGGAACATCTGCATCTCGTCCGGGGATCGGCATGA
- a CDS encoding DUF1178 family protein, with protein MIRYNLRCERGHTFESWFQSSSAYETQEKRKLVNCPACGSAKVERAIMAPQIVSKKGRESAAPAAPADVAATEVAAPGSTPLLMAQERELRAKIKELRDHIVKNADNVGERFPNEARKMHYGDIEHRPIYGEASPEEARALIDEGVEVSPLPVLPDDRN; from the coding sequence ATGATCCGCTATAACCTGCGCTGTGAGCGCGGCCATACGTTCGAGAGCTGGTTTCAGAGTTCCTCGGCCTATGAAACCCAGGAAAAGCGCAAACTGGTGAACTGCCCGGCCTGCGGTTCGGCCAAGGTCGAGCGGGCCATCATGGCCCCGCAGATCGTAAGCAAGAAGGGCCGCGAAAGTGCCGCGCCCGCAGCGCCTGCGGATGTTGCAGCCACAGAGGTAGCGGCGCCGGGGTCGACGCCGCTGTTGATGGCGCAGGAGCGCGAGCTGCGCGCCAAGATCAAGGAGTTGCGCGATCACATCGTGAAAAACGCCGACAATGTCGGCGAGCGCTTCCCCAACGAGGCGCGCAAGATGCATTATGGCGATATCGAGCACCGCCCGATCTATGGCGAAGCTTCGCCGGAGGAAGCGCGTGCGCTGATTGACGAAGGCGTCGAGGTCTCGCCGCTGCCGGTACTGCCGGACGATAGAAATTGA
- a CDS encoding EamA family transporter produces the protein MSPETLPSWLVWALLSAAFAALTAIFAKIGVEDINSDLATLIRTVVVLFSLALILFATGQFNQFGPISTRSWIFLVLSGLGTGASWICYFRALKLGPATLVAPIDKLSVVLVALFGVVFLGERPSLNGWFGIALIAAGAVLIAFKR, from the coding sequence ATGAGCCCGGAGACGCTTCCTTCCTGGCTGGTCTGGGCGTTGCTCTCCGCCGCTTTCGCGGCGCTGACCGCGATCTTCGCCAAGATCGGCGTCGAGGACATCAATTCCGATCTCGCCACCCTGATCCGCACCGTCGTCGTGCTGTTCAGCCTGGCGCTGATCCTGTTCGCGACCGGCCAGTTCAATCAGTTCGGACCGATCTCGACCAGGAGCTGGATCTTCCTGGTGCTGTCGGGCCTCGGCACCGGCGCCTCCTGGATTTGCTATTTCCGCGCGCTAAAACTCGGCCCGGCGACGCTGGTGGCGCCGATCGACAAATTGAGCGTGGTGCTGGTGGCGCTGTTCGGCGTGGTGTTTCTGGGCGAACGGCCGTCGCTGAACGGCTGGTTCGGCATCGCGCTGATCGCCGCGGGCGCCGTGCTGATCGCTTTCAAGCGCTGA
- a CDS encoding DMT family transporter yields the protein MFSIASLWIPFTITAALGQVARNAMQRSLTRPLGTWGATNIRFLFGFPFSIVFFVVVVAVTGDHVPWPTAQFWPWLLLGALTQITATGMMLLAMNDRSFVVTTAYLKTEAIQTAIFGFVFLGDHLTWLKVIAILIATAGVVIAALRPGAGKGFADLKPTLLGLGAAASFALSAVGFRGAVIVVPGVSFVTAASYTLVFGLFVQTLVLTVYLLFRAPDVLRKILGLWRPSMLAGFMGAFASQFWFLAFALTAAANVRTLALVEVLFAQGVAYYSFKQPLSARELSGIVLIVIGVALLVAV from the coding sequence ATGTTCAGCATCGCCTCGCTCTGGATTCCCTTCACCATTACTGCTGCGCTCGGCCAGGTCGCGCGCAATGCGATGCAGCGGTCGCTGACGCGGCCGCTCGGCACCTGGGGCGCGACCAATATCCGCTTCCTGTTCGGGTTTCCGTTCTCGATCGTCTTCTTCGTGGTTGTGGTCGCCGTGACCGGCGACCATGTGCCATGGCCGACGGCTCAGTTCTGGCCGTGGCTGCTGCTCGGCGCGCTCACCCAGATCACCGCCACCGGCATGATGCTGCTCGCCATGAACGACCGTTCGTTCGTGGTGACGACGGCTTACCTCAAGACCGAAGCGATCCAGACCGCGATCTTCGGTTTTGTGTTCCTCGGCGATCATCTGACCTGGCTCAAGGTGATCGCGATCCTGATCGCGACGGCCGGCGTGGTCATTGCTGCGCTGCGGCCGGGTGCCGGAAAGGGCTTTGCGGATTTGAAGCCGACGCTGCTTGGCCTTGGCGCCGCTGCGTCGTTCGCGCTGTCGGCGGTCGGCTTTCGCGGCGCTGTCATCGTGGTGCCCGGCGTGTCGTTCGTGACCGCGGCGTCCTACACCCTGGTGTTCGGGCTGTTCGTGCAGACGCTGGTGCTGACGGTCTATCTGCTGTTTCGTGCGCCCGACGTGCTCAGAAAAATCCTCGGATTGTGGAGGCCCTCGATGCTCGCGGGCTTCATGGGCGCGTTCGCATCGCAGTTCTGGTTCCTGGCGTTCGCGCTGACCGCCGCCGCCAACGTGCGCACGCTGGCGCTGGTCGAAGTATTGTTCGCGCAGGGCGTGGCGTATTATTCGTTCAAACAGCCGCTGTCGGCGCGCGAATTGTCCGGCATCGTGCTGATCGTGATCGGCGTGGCGCTATTGGTCGCGGTCTAG